A genomic region of Pelodiscus sinensis isolate JC-2024 chromosome 1, ASM4963464v1, whole genome shotgun sequence contains the following coding sequences:
- the LOC142826615 gene encoding olfactory receptor 52M1-like → MEETSLFLRGAKLLPYPMSDSNISDFTNPSTFILLGIPGLETAHVWISIPFCAMYAIALLGNVAILFIVKTEPSLHEPMYYFLCMLAITDLVLSTSILPKILSIFWFNSREINFTACLTQMYFMHCFTVMGSGIFVAMAYDRYVAICDPLRHSTILTNWVVAKLGLVLVLRSIILILPHPLLARQWPYCRTNIIPHSYCEHIAVVKLACADIRVSSYYGLSVAFLVTGLDVFFIAVSYTQILRAIFRLSTKDARLKTFGTCSSHLCVILASYIPALFSFLTHRFGQNVPPYFHILVANVYILVPPMLNPIIYGMRTKQIRDRLLHLFTDKGN, encoded by the coding sequence atggaggagacATCGTTATTCTTGAGAGGTGCAAAACTTCTGCCTTATcccatgtcagattccaacataagtgacttcaccaacccctccaccttcatcctgctgggcatccctggcctggagacagcccatgtctggatctccatccccttctgtgccatGTACGCCATCGCCCTCTTGGGGAACGTCGCCATCCTGTTCATCGTGAAGacagagccgagcctccatgagcccatgtattatttcctctgcatgctggccatcaccgATCTTGTCCTATCCACATCCATCCTGCCCAAAatactgagcatcttctggttcaattccagggagataaATTTCACAGCTTGTCTCACCCAGATGTACTTCATGCATTGCTTCACAGTGATGGGGTCTGGGATTTTTGTGGCCATGGCTtatgatcgctacgtggccatctgtgatcccctgagacattccaccatcctgacaaactgGGTGGTGGCCAAGCTTGGCCTGGTCCTAGTGCTGCGCAGCATAATACTCATTCTGCCCCATCCCTTGctggcaaggcagtggccatattgcagaaccaacatcatcccccactCGTACTGCGAGCACATTgccgtggtgaagctggcctgtgctGACATCCGCGtcagtagttactacggcctctCTGTGGCATTCCTGGTaactggtttggatgtgttttttaTCGCtgtgtcctacacccagatccttagggccatcttcagactctccaccaaggacgcccggctcaagacttttgggacctgcagctcccacctctgtgtcATTTTAGCTTCTTATATCCctgctctcttctccttcctcacacaccGATTTGGCCAAAATGTGCCCCCGTATTTCCATATTCTTGTTGCCAACGTGTACAtcctggtgccccccatgctaaaccccatcatctatggcatgaggaccaaacagatccgggacaggctgctccaTCTCTTTACTGATAAAGGCAACTAA
- the LOC142827785 gene encoding olfactory receptor 52M1-like isoform X2, with product MEETSLFLRGTKLLPYPMSDSNISDFTNPSTFILLGIPGLEMAHVWIAIPFCAVYAIAILGNLTILFIVKTERSLHEPMYYFVCMLAISDLVLSSSILPKILSIFWFNSREINFTTCLTQMYFIHCFTVMGSGIFVAMAYDRYVAICHPLRHSTILTNWVVAKLGLVVVLRSIILILPHPLLARQWPYCRTNIIPHSYCEHMSVVKLACADIRVSSYYGLSVAFLVIGADVFFITVSYTQILRAIFRLSTKDARLKTFGTCSSHLCVILASYIPALFSFLTHRFGQNVPLYFHVLVANVYILVPPMLNPIIYGMRTKQIRESIIPIKRIEIK from the exons atggaggagacATCGTTATTCTTGAGAGGTACAAAACTTCTGCCTTATcccatgtcagattccaacataagtgacttcaccaacccctccaccttcatcctgctgggcattcctggcctagAGATGGCCCATGTCTGGATCGCCATCCCCTTCTGTGCCGTGTACGCCATCGCCATCTTGGGGAAcctcaccatcctgttcattgtgaagacagagagaagcctccatgagcccatgtactatttcgtctgcatgctggccatcagcgatcttgtcctgtcctcatccatcctgcccaaaatactgagcatcttctggttcaattccagggagataaATTTCACAACTTGTCTCACCCAAATGTACTTCATTCATTGCTTCACAGTGATGGGGTCTGGGATTTTTGTGGCCATGGCTtatgatcgctacgtggccatctgccatcccctgagacattccaccatcctgacaaactgGGTGGTGGCCAAGCTTGGCCTGGTCGTGGTGCTGCGCAGCATAATACTCATTCTGCCCCATCCCTTGCTGGCAAGGCAGTGGccgtattgcagaaccaacatcatcccccactCGTACTGCGAGCACATGtctgtggtgaagctggcctgtgctgacatccgtgtcagtagttactacggcctctCTGTCGCATTCCTGGTAATTGGTGCGGACGTGTTTTTTATCACTGTGTCCTatacccagatcctcagggccatcttcagactctccaccaaggacgcccggctcaagacttttgggacctgcagctcccacctctgtgtcATTTTAGCTTCTTATATCCctgctctcttctccttcctcacacaccGATTTGGCCAAAATGTGCCCCTGTATTTCCATGTTCTTGTCGCCAACGTGTACAtcctggtgccccccatgctaaaccccatcatctatggcatgaggaccaaacagatccggga GTCTATAATCCCTATAAAAAGAattgaaattaaataa
- the LOC142827785 gene encoding olfactory receptor 52E4-like isoform X1 yields MEETSLFLRGTKLLPYPMSDSNISDFTNPSTFILLGIPGLEMAHVWIAIPFCAVYAIAILGNLTILFIVKTERSLHEPMYYFVCMLAISDLVLSSSILPKILSIFWFNSREINFTTCLTQMYFIHCFTVMGSGIFVAMAYDRYVAICHPLRHSTILTNWVVAKLGLVVVLRSIILILPHPLLARQWPYCRTNIIPHSYCEHMSVVKLACADIRVSSYYGLSVAFLVIGADVFFITVSYTQILRAIFRLSTKDARLKTFGTCSSHLCVILASYIPALFSFLTHRFGQNVPLYFHVLVANVYILVPPMLNPIIYGMRTKQIRDRLLHLFTDKGN; encoded by the coding sequence atggaggagacATCGTTATTCTTGAGAGGTACAAAACTTCTGCCTTATcccatgtcagattccaacataagtgacttcaccaacccctccaccttcatcctgctgggcattcctggcctagAGATGGCCCATGTCTGGATCGCCATCCCCTTCTGTGCCGTGTACGCCATCGCCATCTTGGGGAAcctcaccatcctgttcattgtgaagacagagagaagcctccatgagcccatgtactatttcgtctgcatgctggccatcagcgatcttgtcctgtcctcatccatcctgcccaaaatactgagcatcttctggttcaattccagggagataaATTTCACAACTTGTCTCACCCAAATGTACTTCATTCATTGCTTCACAGTGATGGGGTCTGGGATTTTTGTGGCCATGGCTtatgatcgctacgtggccatctgccatcccctgagacattccaccatcctgacaaactgGGTGGTGGCCAAGCTTGGCCTGGTCGTGGTGCTGCGCAGCATAATACTCATTCTGCCCCATCCCTTGCTGGCAAGGCAGTGGccgtattgcagaaccaacatcatcccccactCGTACTGCGAGCACATGtctgtggtgaagctggcctgtgctgacatccgtgtcagtagttactacggcctctCTGTCGCATTCCTGGTAATTGGTGCGGACGTGTTTTTTATCACTGTGTCCTatacccagatcctcagggccatcttcagactctccaccaaggacgcccggctcaagacttttgggacctgcagctcccacctctgtgtcATTTTAGCTTCTTATATCCctgctctcttctccttcctcacacaccGATTTGGCCAAAATGTGCCCCTGTATTTCCATGTTCTTGTCGCCAACGTGTACAtcctggtgccccccatgctaaaccccatcatctatggcatgaggaccaaacagatccgggacaggctgctccaCCTCTTTACTGATAAAGGCAACTAA